The Streptomyces cynarae genome contains a region encoding:
- a CDS encoding MFS transporter translates to MPSASCAASDSGRPVPSSLWRDVDFRGLWVGQTASQLGEHASVVVLPLFAVLTLHASASRLGVLRAVGQAPILLLSLFVGAWVDRWRTRTTMVLADVGRALALGAAALAGLFGGLGLPGLLALAFAVGALSVFFDVAYQASLVRLVERGRLVRGNSALEGSRSAAQIGGPALGGALVSLLSAPIAAASSALFFALSFLTIRRIRRAESIPERPEHPPRVWQRIHEGLRFVAGDTVLRTVCLASAAFQFSFAAMMTVYLLFLPRELHLSGTVVGLALTAVGPGALLGSLLAARLPSRFGHGPVLVCAAALGDGVFLCVPALHGSSAVTVPALLAVGFVFGGGGQLVNVTVMAVRQAVTPDGMQGRVAATITFVGMGSTPLGSLVGGFLAEEWGLRTSLLVTATGMMLSPVVMALSPLARLERELPSSHGAPPTAVCRPSRPGRH, encoded by the coding sequence GTGCCGTCCGCTTCCTGCGCTGCATCCGACTCCGGTCGGCCTGTTCCGTCGAGCCTGTGGCGGGACGTCGACTTCCGTGGACTCTGGGTGGGTCAGACAGCCTCCCAACTCGGTGAACACGCGAGTGTGGTGGTTCTGCCGCTCTTCGCTGTCCTGACGCTCCACGCCAGTGCAAGCCGGCTGGGCGTCCTTCGCGCGGTCGGGCAAGCGCCGATCCTGTTGCTCTCACTCTTCGTCGGCGCCTGGGTGGACAGGTGGCGAACCCGCACGACGATGGTGCTCGCGGACGTCGGTCGGGCCTTGGCCCTGGGCGCTGCCGCCCTGGCCGGCCTCTTCGGGGGGCTCGGCCTGCCCGGCCTGCTTGCGCTCGCCTTCGCCGTCGGGGCCCTGTCCGTGTTCTTCGACGTGGCATACCAGGCGTCTCTCGTACGACTGGTGGAACGCGGCCGACTGGTGCGCGGCAACAGCGCGCTCGAGGGCAGCCGGTCCGCGGCGCAGATCGGCGGTCCCGCGCTCGGCGGTGCGTTGGTGTCCTTGCTGTCGGCGCCGATTGCCGCCGCCTCCAGCGCGCTGTTCTTCGCGCTGTCCTTCCTGACGATCCGGCGGATCCGCCGAGCCGAGTCGATCCCCGAGCGCCCGGAACACCCCCCTCGGGTCTGGCAGCGGATTCATGAGGGCCTGCGTTTCGTCGCCGGAGATACCGTGCTCCGCACCGTGTGCCTGGCCTCGGCCGCATTCCAGTTCTCCTTCGCGGCCATGATGACCGTCTATCTGCTCTTCCTGCCGCGGGAACTGCACCTGTCGGGCACCGTCGTCGGGCTGGCGCTCACGGCGGTGGGACCGGGCGCGCTCCTGGGCTCGCTGCTGGCCGCCCGCCTGCCGAGCCGGTTCGGCCATGGCCCGGTGCTCGTGTGTGCGGCAGCACTCGGCGACGGCGTGTTCCTGTGTGTGCCCGCGCTGCACGGCTCCTCTGCGGTGACGGTTCCCGCGCTCCTTGCGGTCGGCTTCGTGTTCGGGGGCGGCGGCCAGTTGGTGAATGTCACAGTCATGGCCGTCCGGCAGGCCGTCACTCCGGACGGGATGCAGGGCCGGGTGGCCGCGACGATCACGTTCGTCGGCATGGGGTCGACCCCGCTCGGTTCTCTGGTCGGCGGATTTCTCGCGGAGGAGTGGGGGCTGCGCACCAGCCTCCTCGTGACGGCCACCGGCATGATGCTGTCCCCGGTGGTCATGGCTTTGTCCCCGCTCGCACGCCTGGAACGGGAGCTTCCGTCCTCGCACGGCGCGCCGCCGACGGCCGTGTGTCGTCCATCCCGCCCTGGACGTCATTGA
- a CDS encoding epoxide hydrolase N-terminal domain-containing protein codes for MPGSAANSTRWAEPWPVNGWEAGTDTTELRRLTAYWAGGYDRRAHEAAVNALPSHLADRLATPSRYGGAAEDAFTVIVPSLSGFAFSPQRPTLSDTQQTHHLWHRVMPGPPRIHGGLADARGRLPEHPRPG; via the coding sequence ATGCCGGGCTCTGCGGCGAACAGCACGCGATGGGCGGAGCCCTGGCCGGTCAACGGCTGGGAGGCCGGTACCGACACGACGGAGCTCCGTCGCCTCACCGCCTACTGGGCCGGCGGCTACGACCGGCGAGCCCATGAGGCCGCCGTCAACGCCCTCCCCTCACACCTCGCCGACCGGCTGGCCACTCCGTCCCGGTACGGAGGAGCAGCTGAGGACGCCTTCACCGTGATCGTCCCCTCACTGTCCGGATTCGCCTTCTCGCCCCAGCGGCCCACCCTCAGCGACACGCAGCAGACCCACCACCTCTGGCACCGGGTGATGCCAGGCCCACCTCGAATCCATGGCGGCCTGGCAGACGCACGAGGGCGGCTACCAGAACATCCACGGCCCGGGTAA
- a CDS encoding transglycosylase domain-containing protein gives MRSGRARSTRRRSSATSSGATAIQALKFLGISALSGIVLAGIALPATGALGLSAKGAATGFDDLPGDLKRPPLSQASHILDANGDLIATVYSRDRTVVPLSEISPVMQKAVVAIEDARFWQHGPIDPKGVIRAVVRDTQAGSAQQGASTLTQQYVKNVFVEEAGDDPNAVAQATSPTLGRKIQELKYAIQVEKQLGKKKILQNYLNIVPFGEQSFGIEAASERYFSTHAKDLTLPQAALLAGVVNGTTLYDPMQHPQAARTRRDIVLQRMADVHDITQAQADAAERQPLALKPTAPRNGCITAVRGAAFFCDYVREVFLDSPVFGKTAEDRAKRWNTGGLTIKTTLDPKAQDAVQAAITQHVYMTDPVATAVTLVQPGTGKILAMGQSRPYGFGTDETQINLSVDHDMGGGTGFQSGSTFKPITAAAAIDGGTDPNTVLPAPYSMDYPSPVSTCGNPWVRNPTDPPLSNEDKSEVGPMNMNKAMALSVNTYFVQLISNIGICPVVQMEQKLGVHQANGAPLQQVPSITLGTQQVSPLTMASAYAAFADNGVYCTPTAIESVTDASGKSLPVPQTSCSQAMSPKTAATINTLLKGVVEDGTGQQAGLKDRDSAGKTGTTDNRWAAWFVGYTSNLAGAVWVGGPSHNVPMTNITIGGVFHEEVFGADTPGPIWRDAMTGALAGTVSPPLPTVQLAADNPQTPEPGASTTPDSSGNTPQPPATPRPPRLRGPNGGKHR, from the coding sequence ATGCGTTCGGGTCGGGCCCGGTCCACGCGGCGGCGGTCATCAGCCACATCGTCGGGAGCCACGGCCATACAGGCGTTGAAGTTTCTCGGCATCAGCGCCCTGTCCGGAATCGTGCTGGCCGGTATCGCACTGCCGGCCACCGGGGCGCTCGGCCTGTCCGCGAAGGGCGCCGCAACCGGCTTCGACGATCTGCCGGGCGACCTCAAGCGTCCGCCCCTGAGCCAGGCTTCACACATCCTGGACGCCAACGGCGACCTCATCGCGACCGTCTACTCCCGAGACCGCACCGTGGTCCCGCTCAGTGAGATCAGCCCGGTCATGCAGAAGGCCGTCGTCGCCATCGAGGACGCCCGCTTCTGGCAGCACGGCCCCATCGATCCCAAAGGCGTGATCCGCGCGGTCGTCAGGGACACGCAGGCGGGCAGCGCTCAGCAGGGTGCCTCCACGCTGACCCAGCAGTACGTCAAGAACGTCTTCGTCGAGGAGGCGGGTGACGACCCGAACGCCGTGGCCCAGGCCACCTCGCCGACCCTCGGCCGCAAGATCCAGGAACTCAAGTACGCGATCCAGGTCGAGAAGCAACTCGGTAAGAAAAAGATCCTGCAGAACTACCTCAACATCGTGCCCTTCGGGGAGCAGTCCTTCGGCATCGAGGCGGCCTCCGAGCGCTACTTCAGCACACACGCCAAGGACCTCACGCTGCCGCAGGCCGCTCTCCTGGCCGGCGTGGTCAACGGCACCACGCTGTACGACCCCATGCAGCACCCCCAGGCCGCTCGCACCCGTCGCGACATAGTTCTGCAGCGCATGGCCGACGTCCACGACATCACCCAGGCGCAGGCCGACGCCGCCGAGCGGCAGCCGCTCGCACTGAAGCCCACCGCACCCAGGAACGGCTGCATCACCGCCGTCCGTGGTGCCGCCTTCTTCTGCGACTACGTCCGCGAGGTCTTCCTCGACAGCCCCGTCTTCGGCAAGACCGCAGAAGACCGAGCCAAGCGCTGGAACACCGGCGGCCTGACCATCAAGACCACCCTGGACCCGAAGGCCCAGGACGCCGTGCAGGCCGCCATCACCCAGCACGTCTACATGACCGACCCCGTCGCCACCGCCGTCACCCTCGTCCAGCCCGGCACCGGCAAGATCCTCGCGATGGGCCAGTCTCGTCCGTACGGCTTCGGCACGGACGAGACACAGATCAACCTCAGCGTCGACCACGACATGGGCGGCGGAACCGGCTTCCAGTCGGGCTCGACGTTCAAACCGATCACCGCTGCCGCGGCGATCGACGGCGGTACCGACCCCAACACCGTGCTGCCGGCTCCGTATTCGATGGACTATCCGAGTCCGGTGAGCACCTGCGGCAATCCATGGGTACGCAATCCCACCGACCCACCGCTGTCGAACGAGGACAAGTCGGAAGTCGGTCCGATGAACATGAACAAGGCGATGGCCCTGTCGGTCAACACCTACTTCGTCCAGCTCATCAGCAACATCGGCATCTGCCCAGTGGTCCAGATGGAGCAGAAGCTCGGCGTGCACCAGGCGAACGGCGCCCCGCTCCAACAGGTCCCCTCCATTACGCTGGGCACACAACAAGTGAGCCCGCTGACGATGGCCTCCGCCTACGCCGCCTTCGCCGACAACGGCGTCTACTGCACGCCGACGGCCATCGAATCGGTCACCGACGCGAGCGGGAAGTCGCTGCCGGTACCGCAGACCTCATGCAGCCAGGCGATGTCCCCGAAGACCGCCGCGACCATCAACACGCTCCTCAAGGGCGTGGTCGAGGACGGCACCGGCCAGCAGGCAGGGCTGAAGGACCGCGACAGCGCGGGCAAGACCGGTACGACCGACAATCGATGGGCGGCGTGGTTCGTCGGCTACACCTCGAACCTGGCCGGCGCGGTCTGGGTCGGCGGCCCGTCCCACAACGTCCCCATGACGAACATCACCATCGGCGGCGTCTTCCACGAGGAGGTCTTCGGCGCCGACACCCCTGGTCCCATCTGGCGCGACGCCATGACCGGCGCCCTCGCCGGCACGGTCTCGCCCCCGCTGCCCACCGTCCAACTCGCCGCCGACAACCCGCAGACCCCCGAGCCGGGCGCCTCCACCACCCCCGACAGCAGTGGCAACACACCCCAGCCCCCTGCGACCCCCCGCCCGCCCCGGCTTCGCGGTCCGAACGGCGGGAAGCACAGGTAG
- a CDS encoding SigE family RNA polymerase sigma factor, with protein MRDPRVFDDFYACTVRRLTSQMYAMTGSLAEAEDLVQEAFARAWQNWEKLSAYSDPEAWVRSVACRIRVSVWRKTVNRLTAHRRHGIHVEVPDVSPDYVAIVAALRRIPYEQRRAIVLHHLVGLSVEETARETGAAPGTVKARLARGRQAMAPHLSDGAGDRTSAAARPAGFRLAVAAPGIASAVEADVPGSTDQEVHHHD; from the coding sequence ATGCGCGACCCACGCGTCTTTGACGATTTCTACGCTTGTACCGTGCGTCGGCTGACCAGCCAGATGTACGCGATGACAGGCAGCCTCGCCGAGGCAGAGGACCTGGTGCAGGAGGCCTTCGCCCGGGCCTGGCAGAACTGGGAGAAGCTCTCCGCCTACTCGGACCCTGAGGCCTGGGTGCGTTCGGTGGCGTGCCGGATCCGGGTGAGCGTCTGGCGCAAGACGGTCAATCGGCTCACGGCCCACCGCCGCCACGGGATACACGTCGAGGTGCCCGATGTCAGCCCCGACTATGTGGCGATCGTCGCGGCGTTGCGGCGGATCCCCTATGAGCAGCGGCGGGCGATCGTGCTGCATCACCTGGTCGGGTTGTCCGTTGAGGAGACAGCCCGTGAAACCGGCGCCGCGCCGGGCACGGTCAAGGCCCGGCTCGCGCGTGGACGCCAGGCGATGGCGCCGCATCTGTCCGACGGCGCGGGCGACCGTACGTCCGCAGCCGCGCGCCCGGCGGGCTTCCGGCTGGCAGTCGCCGCCCCCGGCATCGCTTCCGCAGTCGAGGCCGACGTGCCCGGCTCCACCGACCAGGAGGTGCACCACCATGACTGA
- a CDS encoding SDR family NAD(P)-dependent oxidoreductase, protein MQIDLKGRTALVTGSTQGIGVAIAAGLARAGARVGVNGRTPQRVDDSIARLAQEVPGAELVPVAADVTSEEGARQAAEVLPQVDILVNNLGIFGVEDPLKITDEQWRRYFEVNVLAAVRLTRVYLPGMTERGWGRIQYIASDSAVVIPAEMIHYGMSKTALLAVGRGFAKQAAGTGVTVNSVIAGPTHTGGVEDFVYELVDRDLPWEEAQRVFMREHRPQSLLQRLIEPEEIAHMVVYLSSDQASATTGGALRVDGGYVDSILP, encoded by the coding sequence ATGCAGATCGATCTGAAAGGCCGCACGGCCCTGGTCACCGGCTCCACGCAGGGCATCGGCGTGGCGATCGCCGCCGGTCTGGCTCGTGCCGGGGCCCGGGTGGGCGTCAACGGCCGTACCCCGCAGCGCGTGGACGACAGCATCGCCCGACTGGCACAGGAGGTGCCCGGCGCGGAGCTGGTCCCGGTCGCGGCGGACGTGACGAGCGAGGAGGGCGCTCGCCAGGCCGCGGAAGTCCTGCCGCAGGTGGACATCCTCGTCAACAACCTGGGCATCTTCGGCGTCGAGGATCCTCTGAAGATCACTGACGAACAGTGGCGGCGCTACTTCGAGGTGAACGTGCTGGCCGCCGTACGCCTGACGCGCGTGTACCTCCCGGGCATGACCGAGCGGGGTTGGGGGCGCATCCAGTACATCGCCAGCGACTCGGCGGTCGTCATCCCCGCGGAGATGATCCATTACGGCATGTCGAAGACCGCGCTGCTCGCGGTGGGCCGGGGCTTCGCCAAACAGGCCGCCGGCACGGGCGTCACGGTGAACTCCGTGATCGCCGGCCCCACCCACACCGGGGGCGTCGAGGACTTCGTCTACGAACTCGTCGACCGTGACCTGCCTTGGGAGGAAGCCCAGCGTGTCTTCATGCGCGAGCACCGGCCCCAGTCGCTGCTGCAGCGCTTGATCGAGCCGGAGGAGATCGCCCACATGGTGGTCTACCTCAGCTCCGACCAGGCCTCGGCCACCACGGGTGGCGCACTCCGGGTGGACGGCGGATACGTCGACTCCATCCTGCCGTGA
- a CDS encoding GlcG/HbpS family heme-binding protein, with amino-acid sequence MPATAVTPLTVGDAEFLIDTVRSAAEAAGVPVAVTVLDAGGHTLAFRRDDRAVLIAGETSTRKAYTALQLNAPTADLVEAVQPGGLFHTLPTALDRPLLFIAGGVPVHRDGRLIGALGVGGGAPEQDHSFADAAVQALKA; translated from the coding sequence ATCCCTGCCACCGCCGTCACTCCGCTCACGGTCGGCGACGCCGAGTTCCTGATCGACACGGTGCGCTCGGCCGCCGAAGCTGCCGGTGTCCCCGTCGCCGTCACCGTCCTCGACGCAGGCGGCCACACGCTCGCCTTCCGACGGGACGACCGGGCCGTTCTCATCGCAGGTGAGACCAGCACGCGGAAGGCGTACACCGCTCTGCAGCTGAACGCCCCCACGGCCGACCTGGTCGAAGCCGTCCAGCCCGGTGGCCTCTTCCACACCCTGCCGACCGCCCTGGACCGCCCGTTGCTGTTCATCGCCGGCGGAGTGCCCGTCCACCGTGACGGCCGGCTGATCGGTGCTCTCGGCGTCGGCGGCGGAGCTCCGGAACAGGACCACTCCTTCGCCGATGCGGCCGTCCAGGCGCTGAAGGCCTGA